One genomic window of Trichlorobacter lovleyi includes the following:
- a CDS encoding aldehyde dehydrogenase family protein encodes MRSGYQMYINGTWQDSADGSWFDDLNPYTGEILTTVANGSQLDALLAVNAAADAFPDWAAVAPSQKRLLFLKAADLLERRKDELIELLARETGAARPFAAYQAAAGPNYLREAGSQVHRVTGTILPSETTKVSMAMRHPVGVVAGISPWNCPVVLSLRAVCFAIAYGNTVVLKPSEESPVSGGVLLAELFEEAGFPGGVLNVVTHGYGSSNQIGDLFIQDRRVKRISFTGSTRVGRVLAEKCGRQLKRIALELGGNDPLIVLKDADIDHAVNAAIFGRFLHQGQVCMNAKRLIIEKAIAQEFTAKFVARAAALKVGNPLDAATVIGPLINRKQYDTLDSQVTQAVAEGAQLLCGGYGDGLCYHPTVLGSVREDMAIFHEETFGPVAPIIVAEDADEAVRMANNSTYGLSAGILTNNMQQGLALARRIESGACHVNDSPLYGETHAPLGGVNNSGWGKFGIEAMQEFTELQWVTLEMGTRQYPF; translated from the coding sequence ATGAGAAGCGGCTATCAGATGTATATCAACGGCACGTGGCAGGATTCTGCAGACGGCAGCTGGTTTGATGATCTCAATCCCTACACGGGAGAGATACTGACAACGGTGGCAAACGGCAGCCAACTGGATGCGCTGTTGGCCGTTAACGCAGCAGCTGACGCATTTCCAGACTGGGCCGCGGTTGCCCCCTCCCAAAAGCGCCTCTTATTCCTGAAGGCCGCAGACCTGCTTGAAAGACGCAAGGATGAGCTAATTGAGCTGCTTGCCCGGGAAACCGGCGCAGCACGGCCTTTTGCCGCCTATCAGGCAGCTGCCGGACCCAACTATTTGCGAGAGGCCGGTTCACAGGTACATCGGGTCACAGGTACGATACTCCCCTCGGAAACCACGAAGGTTTCAATGGCAATGCGACATCCTGTCGGTGTCGTTGCCGGGATATCGCCCTGGAACTGTCCCGTTGTACTCAGTTTGCGTGCCGTCTGTTTTGCCATAGCCTACGGCAATACGGTGGTACTGAAGCCGTCGGAGGAATCACCGGTGTCTGGCGGCGTGCTCCTGGCAGAACTGTTTGAAGAAGCCGGTTTCCCCGGGGGCGTCTTAAATGTTGTGACCCACGGCTATGGCAGCAGCAACCAGATAGGCGATCTGTTTATTCAGGACCGGCGGGTCAAGAGGATCAGCTTCACCGGTTCTACCCGGGTCGGGCGTGTACTTGCCGAAAAATGCGGAAGGCAGCTCAAACGGATCGCCCTGGAACTGGGTGGTAACGACCCGCTGATCGTCCTGAAAGACGCCGACATCGATCATGCCGTCAATGCGGCTATTTTCGGACGCTTTCTTCATCAGGGCCAGGTCTGCATGAACGCCAAGCGGCTGATCATAGAAAAAGCAATAGCGCAGGAGTTTACCGCCAAGTTTGTAGCAAGGGCCGCAGCCTTAAAGGTCGGCAATCCCCTTGATGCCGCCACCGTGATCGGTCCCCTGATTAATCGCAAACAGTACGACACGCTGGACAGCCAGGTAACACAGGCAGTGGCCGAAGGCGCTCAACTGCTTTGCGGGGGGTACGGTGACGGGCTCTGCTATCACCCGACAGTGCTGGGCAGTGTGCGTGAAGATATGGCGATCTTTCACGAGGAGACCTTTGGCCCGGTGGCCCCGATTATTGTTGCCGAAGATGCCGATGAGGCCGTACGGATGGCAAACAACTCCACCTATGGCCTTTCAGCCGGCATACTCACCAACAACATGCAGCAGGGACTTGCGCTGGCGCGCCGGATTGAGTCCGGTGCCTGCCACGTCAATGATTCTCCGCTCTATGGTGAAACCCACGCCCCGTTGGGAGGTGTGAACAATAGCGGCTGGGGCAAGTTCGGCATTGAAGCGATGCAGGAATTCACCGAGCTGCAGTGGGTTACCCTGGAAATGGGAACGCGGCAGTATCCCTTTTAG
- a CDS encoding MOSC domain-containing protein, with amino-acid sequence MAQVIAVCVSADKGQRKTPKESVLVQENHGIVGDAHAGEWHRQISLLAQESIDKMRALGLDVTTGDFAENITTSGIDLVALPIGSRLQVGQTVLEVTQIGKECHNRCAIYHQAGDCVMPKEGIFARVIAGGTIRPVDMVSRIC; translated from the coding sequence ATGGCTCAGGTAATTGCTGTCTGCGTAAGTGCCGACAAAGGCCAGCGCAAGACCCCGAAAGAGTCGGTGCTGGTACAGGAAAACCACGGCATTGTCGGTGATGCCCATGCCGGCGAGTGGCATCGCCAGATCAGCCTGTTGGCCCAGGAAAGCATCGACAAAATGCGGGCTTTGGGCCTGGATGTCACCACCGGCGACTTTGCCGAGAATATCACCACCAGCGGTATTGACCTGGTCGCTCTGCCGATCGGCAGCCGTCTGCAGGTCGGCCAGACCGTTCTTGAGGTGACCCAGATCGGCAAGGAGTGCCATAACCGCTGCGCCATCTACCACCAGGCCGGGGATTGCGTCATGCCGAAAGAAGGGATCTTTGCCCGGGTGATTGCCGGCGGGACCATCCGGCCGGTTGACATGGTAAGCCGGATCTGTTGA
- the mobB gene encoding molybdopterin-guanine dinucleotide biosynthesis protein B: protein MNKPVVSFVAPSGTGKTTLLEKVIVALKVQGVRVGAIKHDAHRFDIDHPGKDSYRFTHAGADTTVITSSETLALVKRHAASPSPEELIASYFEDVDLVLVEGFKRSTLPKIEVHRRAGEAKLICRGEYHDPALLAVASDEALQLDVPVLDLNNPAQVAEFIMTRVVRGMAA, encoded by the coding sequence ATGAACAAACCGGTCGTCTCATTCGTTGCCCCATCAGGAACCGGCAAGACAACCTTGCTGGAAAAGGTCATCGTGGCGCTTAAGGTACAGGGGGTACGGGTCGGTGCGATCAAGCATGATGCCCACCGTTTTGACATCGACCACCCGGGCAAGGACAGCTACCGCTTCACCCATGCCGGTGCCGATACCACGGTCATCACCTCGTCAGAGACCCTGGCGCTGGTAAAACGCCATGCCGCCTCCCCCTCGCCGGAAGAGCTGATTGCCAGCTATTTTGAGGATGTGGATCTGGTGCTTGTTGAGGGGTTCAAGCGCAGCACACTGCCCAAGATCGAAGTGCATCGCCGTGCGGGAGAGGCGAAGCTGATCTGCCGCGGCGAATATCATGACCCGGCCCTGCTCGCCGTGGCCAGCGATGAAGCGCTGCAGCTGGATGTGCCGGTTCTGGATCTCAACAACCCGGCCCAGGTTGCAGAATTCATTATGACGCGGGTTGTACGGGGCATGGCCGCTTAA
- a CDS encoding CDGSH iron-sulfur domain-containing protein: protein MCFRPAGVNKPQECPNCKKKLAAIGGVKQKICPFCKTPLGEEPKPEPITVELEPGTYFRCTCGKSKTMPFCDGSHAGSSSSPLEFEIKEKQQVTLCNCGKTKTAPFCDGSHAK, encoded by the coding sequence ATGTGTTTTAGACCAGCAGGAGTGAACAAGCCGCAGGAGTGCCCGAATTGCAAGAAGAAGCTTGCAGCGATAGGCGGAGTGAAACAAAAGATCTGTCCGTTCTGCAAGACCCCACTCGGAGAAGAGCCCAAGCCGGAGCCGATCACGGTCGAACTGGAGCCAGGCACCTACTTCCGTTGCACCTGCGGGAAATCAAAGACCATGCCATTCTGCGACGGCTCCCATGCAGGCAGCAGCAGCTCTCCACTTGAATTCGAGATCAAGGAGAAGCAGCAGGTCACGCTGTGCAACTGTGGCAAGACAAAGACAGCCCCGTTCTGCGACGGCAGCCACGCAAAGTAG